A single region of the Carassius gibelio isolate Cgi1373 ecotype wild population from Czech Republic chromosome A14, carGib1.2-hapl.c, whole genome shotgun sequence genome encodes:
- the LOC128026918 gene encoding dual specificity protein phosphatase 1, with protein sequence MCLDLSFSTMVIMEVPTIDSASLRGLLEGDDPDCLVLDCRSFFSFSSSHISGSSNVRFSTIVRRRARGGLGLEHILPNEDTRNRLLSGEYQSVVFLDDRSLEMGEVKKDGTLMLAVNALCRNPCGARVFFLKGGFETFSSEFPEMCTKPVPPQGLSLPLSSSCHSDTTDSSCNSCATPLYDQGGPVEILPFLYLGSAYHASRKDMLDMLGITALINVSSNCPNHFEDHFQYKSIPVEDNHKANISSWFNEAIEFIDSVRNKGGRVFVHCQAGISRSATICLAYLMRTNRVKLEEAFEFVKQRRSIISPNFSFMGQLLQFESQVLASSTCSSVAGSPAISKSSTVFNFAIHTVASPLSFLQSPITTSPSC encoded by the exons ATGTGCTTAGATCTGTCATTCTCTACTATGGTCATCATGGAAGTGCCCACCATCGACTCTGCCTCGCTTCGCGGTCTGCTGGAGGGAGATGACCCGGACTGTCTGGTTCTGGACTGTCGCTCGTTTTTCTCCTTCAGCTCGTCTCATATTTCGGGCTCCAGTAATGTGCGCTTCAGTACTATAGTACGCCGGAGGGCCAGAGGGGGACTGGGATTGGAGCACATTTTACCCAACGAGGACACCAGGAACAGGCTTCTGTCTGGGGAATACCAGAGTGTTGTGTTCCTGGATGACCGCAGTCTGGAGATGGGAGAAGTGAAGAAAGACGGGACTTTAATGCTCGCCGTGAACGCTTTGTGTCGCAATCCGTGTGGAGCAAGAGTATTCTTTCTTAAAG gTGGATTCGAGACGTTTTCATCTGAGTTTCCTGAAATGTGTACAAAGCCAGTTCCCCCACAAGGCTTGAGTTTACCTCTGAGCTCTAGCTGCCATTCAGACACTACTGATTCCTCCTGTAACTCATGTGCAACCCCTCTGTATGATCAG GGTGGCCCTGTAGAAATTTTGCCGTTCCTATATTTAGGCAGTGCCTATCATGCCTCCAGAAAAGACATGCTGGATATGTTGGGAATCACAGCACTCATTAACGTCTCTTCCAACTGCCCCAACCACTTTGAAGACCACTTTCAGTACAAGAGTATTCCTGTTGAGGACAACCACAAAGCCAACATCAGTTCCTGGTTCAATGAAGCTATCGAATTTATCG attctgtACGGAATAAAGGTGGACGTGTCTTCGTTCACTGCCAAGCGGGTATTTCACGCTCCGCTACCATCTGCTTGGCTTATCTGATGCGCACCAACCGTGTCAAGCTTGAAGAGGCCTTTGAGTTTGTCAAACAGCGGCGCAGCATCATCTCACCCAACTTCAGCTTCATGGGGCAGCTTCTGCAATTTGAATCCCAAGTGCTTGCCTCCTCTACGTGTTCGTCAGTGGCAGGAAGCCCCGCCATTAGCAAAAGCAGCACAGTTTTCAATTTCGCCATCCACACAGTGGCCAGCCCTCTTTCCTTCCTGCAGAGTCCCATCACTACCTCACCCTCCTGCTGA